TCACCTCGACCCGGTGCTGTTCGACGTTGTTCATGAAATGCGCCGCTCCGATTGCCGCGATGGTGAGTAGCACGGCATACAGACCGCAGACCAAGTAGGGCTTCCCGTCGCCCGCGGTGGCAATAACGAGCAGCCCTACCAACTGGATCACCGGCACCCCGAGATTGCCTACCCCACCGGCAATTCCGAGCGCCGAGCCCTTGAGCCGATGCGGGTAGAAGGCGTTGGCGTTGCTCATCGACGCGGCGAAATTGCCGCCGCCCAGGCCAGTCAGTGCCGCGCACACCAGATACGGCCACAACGGCAGCCCCGGATGGGTCAGCAGCGCCATGGTGCCCACGGTGGGGATCAACAGCACGAGCGCCGAGAACAACGCCCAGTTACGACCGCCAAAGATCATGGTGGCCAACGAATAGGGCATCCGCATGCACGCACCAACCAAGGTCGCGGTGGTGCCCAGCAAGAACTTGTCGCCCGCTGAAAACCCGTACACGTCCTGGGGCATAAACAGCTCCATCACCGGCCACAGTGACCACACCGAGTAGCCCAGGTGCACGGTCACCACCGACCAGAGCAGATTGCGCCGGGCAATGAGCTTGTTGCCGGCCTCCCAGGCCACCAGATCCTCGGCGTCCCAATGCGAAATGCGACGCGAGCGATCCGCGGCCTTGGCCCGGGCTGTCGAATCGCATTGCGGGACGGTCGTTCTACCTGTCAGGCCGTCACCTGTGCCGCTTGGCGACTCCTCTCTTTGCAGCAGCGCCTGCTGTTTCATCACCCTCCTTAGATCGAGCCTCGAGCGGCACCGGCCCTCCAGGCTGCCAGGCTTTTGTATACGAGTCATCTCGGGTGCTGCATGAATGTCCTGGGGAATTCCTGTAGAAGTCCTGAAGGCGAAGGCGCATTCGTGCCCGTAAAACCCTGTGCGCGAGGGCTACTGATGCGGAATAGGGTCGAGCGCCTTCAGCCTGCCGTCCGGGCCGATCTGGAACCGCACCGTGCCGCTGCCACTGGGGCAGCATGGCTGATCGCCGCCGACCCGCCATTGGTAGCGGACCGTCACTGTGTCATCGGCGGCAGGCAGCACGGTGATGTACGGCTTCGGACTTGGGGTGGGTGCGCCCAATGAGGTGTTGTGGTCGAAAAACAACAGCTGCTGGGGGGTCGCCTCGTCGGCGATGCTCGGGATGATCTGCACCCAGTACAAGCGGCATTTCTTGGTGTGTCCCCGCGCGATTTCGACCCACATCGACCCGGGTATCAGGACCGGAACAGAATCAATGGACCGCTTTACCGTGTCGGCTGTCGGTCCATCGGACGCCTTGCAATTGTCGGGCGGCGGGGGCGGCGGTGCCGGCGACTTCCCGCCGCAACCGACCGGGAGGCCCAACAGCAGGCCCAGGACCATCAGGATCGCGGTCCGGTGACGACGCACGTCGCGAGCTTAGCGAAGGCTGTGACTGTCCCCTCGGTTCGGTCGAAATCAGGTTCGGGGCCCGAAACAGGAACTTATGCGAGCAACGTCAGTGCCGTAATGCGACCGAAACGTCGCGCACCCGCCGCTGAAACATCCCGGTCGCACTATTCACCCAGGGTTTGGGATTGCGCAGTCGAGGAGGGCGGTTGGCGTGGCTCGGGAATATGACGGGCCCGATAGGGACGCCACAAACATTGGCTGCCCCGTGCACGGTCGGACGCGCCCTGGCGCCGCAGCAGACAACCCGCCCGGCGGCCCCGCGTCGGCACCCGTTCAAGTCGATTGGGCGGGGTTGCCCATCAACCTGGACTTGGTGTTCTCCCGGGAGCAGCGCGACAAGGTCTACGTTCAACACCTGATGCGCAAGCGCGGGGCCCAGCTGTGGCGATGGTTGCACGACGGGGCACCGCCGTGCATCTGCGACATCGCTGCCGATTATCGCCAGCTCGACCCGGGCGCGGCCGAATTCATGTCCAGTCGCTGAACGCGGGCTAGCACGAGCTTTTCAAGGCGCGTTCACCTCGATCGGCGTTACCGTGACTCGACGAGCCAAGTCACGGATGGAGACTGCCATGGGCGACCCTTGCGTGCCACGAATCCCGCTCGCTTTGTCCGCGCCGAGTCTCAATCGCGGGGTCGGCTTCACCCACGAGGAACGACGGCGGCTGGGCCTCACCGGCCGGCTTCCGTCGGCGGTGCTCACCCTCGACGAACAGGCCGACCGCGTCTGGCATCAATTGCAAAGCCTCGCCACCGATCTGGGCCGCAACCTGCTCCTCGAGCAGCTGCACTACCGCCACGAGCTGCTGTACTTCAAGGTCCTGGAAGACCATCTGCCCGAGCTGATGCCGGTGGTGTACACACCCACCGTCGGCGAGGCCATCCAACGCTTCTCAGATGAATACCGCGGGCAGCGCGGACTGTTTCTGAGCATCGACGAACCCGACGAGATCGCCGGCGCCTTCGAAACATTCGGGCTCGGGCCCGACGACGTCGACCTGATCGTGTGCACCGACGCCGAAGCGATCCTCGGTATCGGTGACTGGGGTGTGGGTGGCATCCAGATCGCGGTGGGCAAATTGGCGCTCTACACCGCCGGCGGCGGCATCGATCCACGCCGCTGCATCGCGGTGTCGCTCGATGTCGGCACCGACAACGAACAGCTGCTGGCCGACCCGTTCTACCTGGGCAATCGCCACGCCCGACGCCGTGGCGCCGAATACGACCGGTTCATCGGGCGCTACGTCGAGACCGCACACCGGCTGTTTCCGCATGCGATGCTGCACTTCGAGGACTTCGGGCCGGCCAACGCACGGGTGATCCTGCAGAGATACGGCGCGGATTACTGTGTGTTCAACGACGACGTGCAGGGAACCGGCGCGGTGGTGGTCGCGGCCGGGTACGGGGGATCGCGCGTCACCGGCATCCCCATGCGCGACCAGACAACGATCGTGTTCGGTGCCGGGACGGCCGGGATGGGGATCGCCGACCAGATCCGTGACGCGATGGTCGCCGACGGCGCGACCATCGAGCAAGCCACATCGCAGATCTGGGCCATCGACAAGCAGGGCCTGCTGTTCGACGACATGGACGACCTGCGCGACTTCCAGGTGCCCTACGCGAAGAACCGCCGCCAGCTCGGTGTGGCCGCCGGGCATCGGGTCGGACTGGTCGACGCGATCAAGATGGCGTCACCGACCATCCTGCTTGGCTGCTCGACGGTCTACGGCGCGTTCACCCGAGAGGTCATCGAGGCGATGACGGCGTCCTGCGAACGACCGATGATCTTTCCGCTGTCCAACCCGACCTCGCGCATGGAGGCCATGCCGGCCGACGTGCTGGGCTGGTCGAACGGCAAGGCGCTGCTCGCCACCGGCAGCCCGGTCGCTCCCGTCGAATACGGCGAGACCACCTACACCATCGGCCAGGCCAACAACGTGCTGGTGTTCCCGGGCATCGGCCTGAGCGTCATCGTCGCCCGGGCCAAGCAGCTCACCCCGAACATGCTGCACGCGGCAGCGAACGCCATTGCGCGACAGGCTAATCCAACGAATCCCGGGGATTCCCTGCTGCCGGACGTCAAGGACCTACGCTCGATCTCGATGGCGGTTGCCGAGGCGGTGTATCACGCCGCGGTCGACGACGAAGTGGCCACCCGAACCCATGACAACGTGCGCCAGGCCATCCTCGACACCATGTGGGTACCGCGCTACGACTAAGCGATTTCGGTCATTCGACGGTCGACGCTGTCACGGCCTCGAGTTCGGCGACGCCACGCGGGAACCAGCGCCAACCGGCCAGAAACACGCAGGCCAGCGACACCGTGGCGATGAGGAACGCGACGCGGATGCCGTCGATGAAATCGTCCTCCGCGATCTGAGCGGGGTCGCGGTGCACGATTGGTTGCCGCGGCACGATTCCGCTGACATGGGCTCGCGGGTTGGCGTTGTCGATGATGACCACGGCGATGGCGTGCCGCTCGACCGGATCGGGCACTGCCGGCGCCAGGTGGGGCTCGAGTGTGGCCGTCAGCCAGGCGGCCAGGACCGAGCCCAGGACCGCGAACCCAATCGTCGAGCCGATCGCCCGCTGGGCGCTCATAATGCCGGACGCCATGCCCGCACGTTCTAGCGGGACGGCGGTCATCGCGACGGTCGTGATCGGCGTCAGGCACAACGCGACGCCGGTGCCGCACAATCCCAGCCCGGCCAGGACCAAGCCCGCGCTGCGGTGCTCGCTGGCGATCAGCGTGAGCAGACCCAGCATCAACAAACAGAGCCCCACCAGGACGAGCATGCGTGCCCCAACCCGGCCAACCAGGACGCCAACCAGGGGCGACACGATGGCCACGACCGCGCTGAACGGCAGGATCATGAGGCCGGTCACGCCCGGGGTATAGCCACGCACGTTCTGCAGGAACTGCGTGGTGAGCAGCAGCATCCCGTAGACGGCGAAAAACACCGTGCAGATGGTCCCGATGGACACCGCGTACGAAGCGTCGCGGAACAAGGTCAGATCCATCATCGGATCCGGCGATCTGCGCTCGATCCACAAGAACAGGACACAGCCAACGACGGCCGCCAACAGCAGCGCGATGATGTGGGGCGACGTCCAGCCGACCTCGGGACCTTCGATGATCGCATACACGAAATGCCCCTACCGTCACAATGAACAGCGTCTGCCCGGACACGTCGAAGCGTGCTGCGCGCTCGTTGCGCGATTCCTCGACGAAGCACACCGTCAGAAGAACCACGACCGCGCCCATGGGCACATTCACGTAGAAGATGCTCCGCCACCCCCACTGGTCCACCAGCAGGCCGCCGAGCGTCGGGCCCGCCGTCGTGCCGACGCTGGCGATGGCGGTCCAGATCCCGATTGCTTGCGCCTTCCGCTTGGCGTCCGGGAAGGCGGCGCTCACCAGGGCCAGCGAGGTCACACTGGCGGTCGCCGCGCCCAAGCCCTGTACACCGCGCGCGATGGCGAGCATCCCTAATGAGGGCGCCAAGCCGCAGGCGACGGATCCCGCCGTGAACACCGAAACACCCGTCAAGTACCAGCGGCGGCGGCCGAAGCGATCGGCGAGCGTGGCCGCCGACATGATGAAGACCGCCATGCCGAGGCTGTAGGCCGCCACCACCCACTGCAGGCCGTCCTCCCCCACCCCGAAGCCGCGCTGGATATCGGGCAGCGCCACGTTCACGATCAGCGCGTCGAGGAAGATCATGAACAGGCCCAGGCCCGTGGCGACGAGGGTGAGGAGCTGCGTGCGGTTCATGGCGATCTGGCGATGAACTCTATGCGGCAGGCTGCGCGAGCAGACGCAAAAGCGCCCAAATCGGACGATTTTGGGCGCTTTTGCGTCTGCTCGCGCTACCTACCGCCCTCGGCGATGCGCCGCACCGCCCGCAGGAAGACGTCGATCTCCTCGAAGGTGTTGTAGAACGCAAACGAGGGACGGACGGTGGCCTCCAGGCCATAGCGACGCAGAATCGGCTGGGCGCAGTGATGCCCGGCCCGCACCGCGATGCCCTCGGCGTTGAGCGCCTTGCCGACCTCGAGCGGATCGTGTCCGGCCAGCACGAACGACAACACGCTGGCCTTCTCGTCCGCCGTGCCGACGAGGCGAACACCCGGAATGTCGGCCAGGCGGGGAGTCGCATAGTCCAGCAACGCATGCTCATAGGCGGCCATGCGCTCGATGCCCACCCGCTCGACGTAACGCAGCGCCTCGCCGAGCCCGACGGCGTCGGCGATGTTTCCGGTGCCGGCCTCAAACTTGTTGGGCAGTCCCTGGTACAGCGATCGCTGCAGCGTGACGTCGGCGATCATGTTGCCGCCGCCCTGCCACGGTGGTGTCTCGGCCAGCGCTTCCTCGGTCCCGTAGAGCACGCCGATCCCCGTGGGGCCGTAGATTTTGTGGCCGGAGAACGCGAAGAAATCAACGCCGAGCGCCGAGACATCGATCGGCAGATGCGGAATAGACTGTGCGCCGTCAATCAGCACCCGTGCGCCGTAGCGGTGGCCCAGCTCGACGATCTTCTCGACCGGCGTCACCGTGCCCAGCGCATTTGAAACATGGGTCGCGGCAACCAGTTTCGTCTTCGGCCCCAGCAGGTCCTCGAACTCCGACAGCAGCAGGTTGCCCGCTTCGTCCACCGGCGCGACTTTCAGGATCGCGCCCGTTTGTTGCGAAATCAGTTGCCAAGGAACGATATTGGCGTGGTGCTCTAGATGGGTGATGACGATCTCGTCGCCGGGTCCCAGGTGTTTACCGCCCCAAGCGTAGGCCACCAGGTTGATGGCCTCGGTGGTGCCGCGGACGAAGATGTTCTGTTCGGCCGCCGAAGCGCCGATAAACCGGCGTACGGTCTCGCGGGCCTCTTCGTAGGCGTCGGTCGCCCGGGCCGCCAACTCGTGTGCCGCGCGGTGGATGTTGGAGTTCTCGTGGGCGTAGAAGTACGCCAGCCGGTCGATCACGACCTGTGGCTTCTGGGTGGTAGCGGCGTTGTCGAACCAGATCAGCGGCTTGCCGTTGACTGTCTCCTGGAGGATCGGAAAGTCGGCCCGCACGGCGTTCACGTCGAACACCTCGTGCGCCTGGCCGATCTCGGGCAGCTGCGGCACCGGCTCGGGCTTGTTCAGGAAGTAGTAGCTCGCCTCATCACCCGGTGGCGCATCCGGGCGCGATGGCACTGCATCCGACCAGCCCAGATCGCCCGCCGATGGCGCTTCGGGTAGCCAGCCCGGCGCTGAGCCGCGCGGCGCCACCGGCACCGTCGGCGGCACCCCGGCCAGCACACCGGGCACGGTCGGCACGATGCCCGACGTCGGCACCGCAAAGGCCGTCAGATCCGCGACACCGGACGGCAAAAACGGATCGGCCAGCGCGGCTGTCGTCTCGGCCGCCGACGGCGCCGCGGTGGCATCCGGCACGTTTCCGCGCGGAGCCACCGGCACCGTCTGCGGCGGCATGGCTTCAAGTCCCGGCGATGTCGGGGCCGGGACATAGACGTCCGAGAGGCTGACAGCCGGAATGCCCGCCGTGAGCGGATCGGATGTACCGGCCGCCGTCCGCCCAGCCGACGTCGCGGCCGTCGTGTCGGGCACGCTGCCACGCGGGGCGACCGGTGTCGTCTGCGGCGGGCTATCGGACCCTGGGCGAATGCCGACCGCGTACAACTGATTGGCCAGCGCGGCGAGCTCCGCGGCGCTCACCGGCAGCTCGCTTTCGGCGTCTACCGAGCGGTACTCACTTGTACTCATGGAACTGGTCCACAGCGACGTCGTCGAGCACGGCGAGCGCGTCGTCAGTGAGGACGGCCAAAGACGTGTAGAGGGTGACCAGATAGGTCGCGATCGCCGACTGATTGATGCCGGTAAACCGCACCGAGAGCCCCGGGGCTTGTTCGCCGACCAGGCCCGGCTGGAACAGGCCCACCACGCCCTGGCGCTCCTCGCCGGTGCGCACCAGGATGAACTTGGTTTTGCCGTCCTTCACCGGCACCTTGTCCGACGGGATCAGCGGAACGCCGCGCCAGGTGATGAATTGCGCGCCGAACAGGCTCACCGTTGGGGGCGGCACGCCGCGGTAGGTGGCTTCACGGCCGAACGCCGCGATGCCCTGGGGGTGCGTCAGGAAGAAGCTGGGTGTCTTCCAGACCTTGGTGATCAGCGCGTCGAGGTCGTCGGGCGTGGGTGCACCGGCCAGCGTTTGGATGGTCTGCTCCGGGGTAGCCTGCGCCAGCAACCCGTATTCTGGGCTGTTGACCAGCTCGGATTCTTGGCGCTCCTTGATCGTCTCGATGGTCAGCCGCAGCTGCTGCGCGATCTGATCGTGTGGGCTGGAGTACAGGTCGGACACCCTGGTGTGGATATCCAGGAGCGTCGAAATCGTCCGCAGCGTGTACTCGCGTGGGCTGGTCTCGTAGTCGACGTAGGTCTCCGGCAGCGGCGCTTCGGTTCCGGCGCCCGCTTCGGCCTTGACCGCGACCCGCTCCGGGTTGACCACCCGGTTCACCCGATAAATGCCCGCTTCCACCGGCACCCAGCTCAGCAGATGCAGCAACCAGCGCGGCGTGATCGTCGAAAGTTGCGGAACGGTCTTCGTCGCGTTGGCAAGCTGCCTGGCGGCGAGATCGCCGAGCGCTTGAGATTCGTTTTGGGCCCCCGTTTGAGGTGCAGTCATCATGGTCCTTCCGTGGGTGGTCCGGTAGTGCACTGGTGGTGAGGCAGAGTCGTTTTGCCCCACACGGAATGCTCGTGCGCGGCGAGCCTACGTGATAGAAATCCATAGGCAAAGAGTTAGGCCCGCACCCGAGCAGAACCGGCGAAATGCGCCCATGCCGTATAGTGGGGCCATGCAACAGGCCCTTCAGCCGCGCTTCATCCCCTCGCGCTGCCTCGCCGTGGACTGTTGTTGTTGATTTCCTGACCCCGTCTGACCCTGACCTCGCGCGCGGTCTCCCGCGGCATCGCGACGCGCGTGGCTCGAATTCTTTCAGGAAGATCAACCGCTCATGACTGTGCTCTCCCTACCCGGCCGTGCCGTGGCGCCCGTGGCGACCCGTCGCCGCATCCAGCTGCGGCCGGTCACCGACCTGACGCGCATGACGCGCTACCGCGGCGGCACCTACTCGCACACGGTCGACAAGATCGTCTTCGCCGACGGCACCTCGGCGCGTACCGATCTGATCCGGCTCAACCCGAACCTGCAGGCGTACTCGCTGGATTTCACCGGCACCGCGCCCCACCACCCATCTCGCTACCGCCTGGACACCTGGTCCGCGCTGCCACACCTGCGCACACGTGGTTGCGAAGCCGAAGTGAACTGGATACTGCGGCACTCCTTCCCGATACGCCCAGCCGCCGAATTGAGCGAGCAGTTGCGCGAGGCCGGCTACCCGCTCGGGCCGGCGAACATCAGCGAACACGAGGCGATCGCCGGAACGCAGGCCGCGATCTGGCATCTCACCAACGGCCTGGCCCTGGACACCCGACCCCTCAACGTACCCGTGGCGATGCATCGAGCGCCCGGACCGGTGATCACGTTTGAATTCGACGGTGACCCGCAACTCGGCGGCTACTCGGTGTGGGTTGCGTCCGATACCACGGTCGGCATCACGTTGCAGAAATCGGCCAACGGCGTTGATTGGCAAGATATTTCCGGCTCGCAACTTACCGCAAGCGCTGGCCGGAGCCGGCATAGGCGCACACTTGGCGTTGGCAGCACATTGTCAGCAAGTAGCCATGGCCGTGGCGGGCGCGGCTACCGCTACTATCGGCTCATCACCACCGCGGACGGTCCCACCCCGACGATCGACCGAGTCCGCTTCTGGCTGACCGGTTCACGACACTACCGCAACGCCGACCGCGTCGTGCACCTCTACAACTACCTACTCGCTGGAGCGCGAAAAGCCGCTCACCACAACGAGGAACCTTTACTGATCGACACCAAAGCGACCGCCGAATCCGACCTCGTGGGCCCGTTCCAGCTGCGAATCCCCTTGACGCTGAACGCCTCCGATGGTCACACCCTGCTCGACGTCGACGGTATCGCGATCGACGACACCATCCAACCCGGCACAGACTTCTACCTGCGCCGAGCGCCCGGCGCGACCGGAACAACGCTGACCGCGATGGCACCACATCACAGCAGCCGACGTGTGCTGATCGGCGTCGCGCGCGAGGAAGCGCCGCAGGCGCTGCCCGGTCCAACAGCATTCACGCCCGTTGCCCTGACCACGCCCGCCAACGTTGCGATCCATTTCGACATCAGCTGGGATGGCGACTGTCGGGCCGACAACGTTGGAGAAGCAGATGAGCATCGCTGAGAGCATCACACAGCTGATCGGCCGCACGCCGCTGGTGCGGCTGCGCCGGGTCACCGATGGCGCCGTGGCCGACGTCGTCGCCAAGCTGGAATCCTTCAACCCGGCCGGCAGCGTGAAGGACCGCATCGGGGTAGCGATGATCGATGCTGCCGAGCAGGCGGGCCTGATCAAGCCGGACACCATCATCCTCGAGCCGACCAGCGGGAACACCGGCATCGCGTTGGCGATGGTGGCCGCCGCGCGCGGCTACAAGTGCGTGCTGACCATGCCGGACACGATGAGCATCGAGCGGCGGATGCTGCTGCGCGCCTACGGTGCCGAGCTCGTCCTCACCCCGGGCGCGGACGGCATGGCGGGCGCCATTGCCAAGGCCGAGGAACTGGCCAAGACCGATGATCGGTATTTCATACCGCAGCAATTCGAGAACCCGGCGAACCCAGCCATCCACGCCGTCACGACCGCGGAGGAGGTGTGGCGCGACACCGACGGGAAAGTCGACATCTTCGTGTCCGGAATCGGCACCGGCGGCACCATCACCGGAGTCGCCCAGGTCATCAAGGAACGCAAGCCATCGGCGCAGTTCGTCGCCGTCGAGCCCGCAGCGTCGCCCGTGCTGTCCGGTGGCCAGAAGGGACCGCATCCGATCCAGGGCATCGGCGCCGGGTTCGTCCCGCCGGTACTGGACCTGGGCCTGGTTGACGAGATCATCACCGTCGAGAACGACGACGCGGTTGACCTGGCCCGGCGGCTGGCCAAGGAAGAAGGACTGCTGGTCGGCATCTCGTCGGGCGCGGCGGTCTGGGCCGCCCTGCAGGTGGCTCGCCGGCCCGAGAACGCCGGAAAGCAGGTCGTCGTCGTGCTTCCCGATTTCGGCGAGCGATATCTGAGCACGGTGCTGTTTGCCGATCTGAGCGACTAGCGATGCTGGCAGCGATACGGCGCGACATACAGGCGGCCCGGCGGCGCGATCCGGCCCGCCCCACCGCGCTGGAGGTCATCTTCTGTTACCCGGGCGTGCACGCGGTATGGGGCCACCGCGTCAGCCACTGGCTGTGGCGGCATCGAGCCCGGCTGCTCGCACGGGCATTAGCCGAGCTCACTCGCATCCTGACTGGAGTCGATATCCACCCCGGGGCCGTGCTCGGCGGCGGCCTGTTCATCGACCACGCGACCGGCGTGGTGATCGGAGAAACCACGGAGGTGGGCGACGACGTCACCATCTACCACGGCGTCACCCTCGGCGGCTCGGGCACCGATACCGGCAAACGCCACCCCACCGTCGGTGACCGCGTGACCATCGGCGCCGGAGCCAAGGTCCTCGGCCCGATCAAAATCGGCGACGACAGCCGGATCGGCGCCAACGCCGTCGTGGTGAAGGAGGTCCCGTCGAGCTCCGTGGTCGTCGGGGTTCCCGGGCAGATCATCGGCCGCAGCCGTCCCGGCCCGGGCGCTCCGGACGACTCGATGCTGCCCGATCTCGTGGGTGTCAGCCTCCAATCCCTGCTCATCAGGGTGGCCAGGCTGGAAGCCCTGGGCAGTGGCGTGCAAACAGGCCAGCAGACTGGCCCACAGCATGGTCGCGTTATCCGGCCGCCCGAAGCCGGGGTCTGGCACGGCGAGGACTTTTCCATATGAGGTCATCGATGGAGCAAAAGTGAGCACTCTTGTAGCCGCCGGGACGACCGTCATCGCGGCGCTGGTAGGCGCGTCGGGGATCGGCGTTGTGGTCAATCGACGCTCGGGCGTATTGCGCGAAATTAGGTCCGAGCCCGAACAGGACACGTCGGGGCTCGGCCTGTCCAACACCGGGCCCACCGTCTTGCACTTCAGCGCCGCGTGGTGCGGTCCGTGCGCCGCCGTGCGCCGCGTGGTCGACCAGGTGTGTGCCGACCTTCCCGGAGTGGCACACGTGGAGATCGACATCGACGCGAATCCCGCTGCGGCAAAACGGATGTCGGTGCTATCGCTTCCCACCACGTTCATCTTCGACGCGGACGGGCGGCAGCGATACCGCACCGCTGGTGTGCCGAAGGCGGCTGACCTGCGGACAGCATTGGCCCCCCTGCAAATTCAATTGCCTTGAAAAAGGAGCGATCTCATGTCGACCGATCCCGGACAAGTGGACATCCGCGGTCCCCGATTTGCCGCGTGGATCACCACCGCGGTTCTCGTCCTCACCCTCATTGTGTCGGTATTCAACGAGCCGGGCGCGGCGGTGATCCTGGGCGCTCAGGCCGCCGTCTTCGCCGTCAGCGCCGTACGGGGCCCGCGCAACAGCCCTTACGGGTTGCTGTTCGCGAAGCTGGTGGCACCCCGGCTGGCGCCGGTCAGCGAACGTGAACCCGTGGCGCCGCTGAAGTTCGCCCAGTTGGTCGGACTGATATTCGCGGTCATCGGGGTAGTCGGCTTCGCCGCGGGCCTCCCCGTGTTGGGCATGGTCGCAACGTCGTTCGCGCTGTTCGCCGCCTTCCTGAACGCCGCCTTCGGCATCTGCCTTGGCTGCCAGCTGTATCCCCTGATCGCTCGATTGCGCCGCGCACCCGCCGCGTGACGACGCCATCGATCACTCGTGCCCGGGCGGCCTAAGGCCGAGAGCGTGCAGAAGCTGTTCACGCCCCCAGGGCCGGCTGCTCTCATCGGCGCGCGGAAGCTTCCGCAGTCCACTTGGCTCTCGAATCCCCAACCGCGTCCGTAAATTTCGGCGCAGCCCCCGAAGGCTTGTCAAGGGGAGGGGCAGGAGCAGTGGCGATTTGTCGCGATCGGCACCAGCCGGGGTGCCCGGGCGCGCCGGGTCGCCCGGGTGCGCAGCGTTGCCCGGGTGCACCGCTTGCGGCTTGGTTGCCATCGGTAAGGCCGGTTCGCCCGCCGCCGGGGAGGCCGCCGATGCCAACGGTGTTTGGGGTGCCGCCGGTACACCCAAGCCCCCGCTGGCGCCCCAATCGGCGCTACCGCCGGCCCCCCAAACACCACCAGCGCCTCCCGGGCCGAACGCCAACCCGCCATAACCGCCAACGCTACTGGGCGAGCCGGCGCCGCCGGCCCACCCCGCACTCGGGAGCGCGGTGCCCCCGGCAGCCACGGCACCGGTGGTGGCGCCAGCTCCGCTGGGGCTGCCGGCCCCGCCACCACTGCCACCCGGGTGGGCGGCCGCGCCGGCCCCACCGCTGCCGTGGGTTCCGCCACCGTCCCCGGCAGAGACGCCGTTAGCGCCGCCGGCCCCGCCGACCGCGCCGCCGTCGCCGCCCGAGGGGTTGCCGCCACCAGAGCCGCCGCCCGGCCCGGCGCCGACGCCCCCGCCATTGCCGCCGCCCCCACCATTGCCGCCCGCAATTCCGCCGCCCCCCGCATCGCCGTGCGGGCCACCGGCCGCGGCTGGGAGACCGTTACCGGGATGTGCTCCAAGCCCGGCCCCGGCCATGCCCCCACCGACCCCGCTACCGTTCGGGCCCGACGCGCCGACGCCGGCGAAACCGCCCGGCGGGCCGCCGCCATGTTGCCCCGCACCCACCGCCGCGTTGGCGGCATTTCCCATCAGCGAGCCTTCGCCGGCGTTCTGGGTCACCGCGCTGAACGCGCCCGACGCCTGCTGCATGGGCGAGGCGTTGTTGGCCTCGGCACTCGCATATGCCCCCGCGCTCGCCTGTAGGGCCTGCACAAACTTGTCGTGAAACGCCGCCGCGTGGGCGCTGACGGCCTGATAGGTCTGCGCGTGCACGCCGAACATCGCCGCGATGCCCGCTGACACCTGATCGCCGCCCGCGGGAAGCACTCCTGAGGTCGGGGCCGCAGCGGCCGCGTTGGCCGCCCGCATTGTCGAACCGATGGCGGCCAAATCCCCGGCCGCCGCTGCCATCTTCTGCGGCTCCGCATTCACATGCGACACGGGCCAGCTCCCACCGCCTGCTGCCGACCCGGCTGTGGTCGGGTCGTCATCGATCCACGTTGTCAGGCAGATCGTAGCGCGCTACGCGGTGGACATCTTCCCAATCCAGGCATCGACTGCAGCACCAAGACCCGGCCGGGTCGGGCTCGGCTGAGAAAAGGAGCGCAAATCCTGCTCCCCCGGGAGGACTCGAACCTCCAACCCTTCGGTTAACAGCCGA
This is a stretch of genomic DNA from Mycobacterium lacus. It encodes these proteins:
- a CDS encoding PE family protein — protein: MSHVNAEPQKMAAAAGDLAAIGSTMRAANAAAAAPTSGVLPAGGDQVSAGIAAMFGVHAQTYQAVSAHAAAFHDKFVQALQASAGAYASAEANNASPMQQASGAFSAVTQNAGEGSLMGNAANAAVGAGQHGGGPPGGFAGVGASGPNGSGVGGGMAGAGLGAHPGNGLPAAAGGPHGDAGGGGIAGGNGGGGGNGGGVGAGPGGGSGGGNPSGGDGGAVGGAGGANGVSAGDGGGTHGSGGAGAAAHPGGSGGGAGSPSGAGATTGAVAAGGTALPSAGWAGGAGSPSSVGGYGGLAFGPGGAGGVWGAGGSADWGASGGLGVPAAPQTPLASAASPAAGEPALPMATKPQAVHPGNAAHPGDPARPGTPAGADRDKSPLLLPLPLTSLRGLRRNLRTRLGIREPSGLRKLPRADESSRPWGREQLLHALGLRPPGHE